One region of Desulfobacteraceae bacterium genomic DNA includes:
- a CDS encoding flippase-like domain-containing protein has product MKKPLLSHPIQFALSLLLAAAVAALAVYKGPELLQAFVRVRPGWVLAGALFFAANYCLRALRLTTLSPEPLRFWPQAVRTACLHGMASFLFPFRAGDLTLPVLLKSANATPLTVGTRILIKARLLDVAAMGFWMAAAALVLPAAIPFYFRCGWLALALPMAGAPWILKGMGHLGSRFTTGWLGRMADAAAQAEFNRRLILQSLAVWLTIGGFLFCATRAVGLDLKIGEAWFLISIQLPLQILPVQGIAQAGNHEGGWVAGLALLGIPPAEGLNFALTSHALILINILALGPVALLARKKTAPPG; this is encoded by the coding sequence ATGAAAAAGCCCCTGCTAAGCCACCCCATCCAGTTCGCCCTGTCGCTGCTTTTGGCCGCAGCCGTTGCAGCCTTGGCCGTTTACAAAGGCCCCGAACTGCTCCAGGCCTTTGTGAGGGTGCGACCGGGGTGGGTTCTGGCAGGGGCCCTTTTTTTCGCCGCCAACTACTGCCTGCGGGCCCTGCGCCTGACCACGCTTTCCCCCGAACCCCTGCGCTTCTGGCCCCAGGCTGTCCGAACGGCCTGCCTGCACGGCATGGCATCGTTTCTTTTCCCTTTCAGGGCCGGAGACTTGACCTTGCCGGTGCTCTTGAAATCCGCCAACGCCACCCCCCTGACGGTGGGGACTCGTATACTGATCAAGGCGCGCCTGCTGGACGTCGCGGCCATGGGGTTCTGGATGGCGGCGGCGGCGCTAGTTCTGCCGGCCGCCATCCCCTTTTATTTCCGATGCGGCTGGCTGGCGCTGGCGTTGCCCATGGCCGGGGCGCCCTGGATTCTGAAAGGCATGGGCCACTTGGGCAGCCGTTTCACCACAGGCTGGCTGGGCCGTATGGCCGACGCGGCCGCCCAGGCGGAGTTCAACCGCCGGCTGATCCTGCAGAGCCTGGCCGTCTGGCTGACCATCGGCGGGTTTTTGTTCTGCGCCACGCGGGCCGTCGGGTTGGATCTGAAGATCGGCGAGGCCTGGTTTCTGATTTCGATCCAGTTGCCGCTTCAGATCCTGCCGGTCCAGGGCATCGCCCAGGCGGGCAATCACGAGGGCGGTTGGGTTGCGGGCCTTGCGCTGTTGGGGATTCCACCGGCCGAGGGCCTGAATTTCGCCCTGACCTCGCACGCCCTGATTCTGATCAACATTCTGGCCCTGGGGCCTGTGGCGCTGCTGGCCCGGAAAAAAACGGCGCCTCCCGGGTAG